The Carassius auratus strain Wakin chromosome 21, ASM336829v1, whole genome shotgun sequence sequence atatatatatatattccattttaatAGTACATTGCAAATGACAAAACTTTCTTTAAacatataaaaagtataatagaATCGtgctttttttcacaatacaacttttaacacattttaaaccaATTGTAATTTAGTAGactatattttctaaaaatatattttacaaaaatattgaattgaaacttcagttatttttttctaaGTATATTTATTgcactttacttatatttaatttaaaaaaaaaaaatcaactatgTGCTGAAAATGATCATTGTAACAATGCATTGAAAGTATACTTTCAAAGTACACTATTAAACAACCTGGAGTTTTTTAgtaaatttgagtaaaactacaaaagtaaatatgtttttgtaaatttagtaatttaaatgtttcaGCAGGTGttttccaaaatggcgctacggaGGTTTTAGGGAGAGATAGGAgattaattgttgaataaattaattatttttgtttttttcttgtacaaacagtattcttgtcgcttcataatgttacggttgagcCACTGATCGCAGATGGACTATTCAGAAGATacctttcatacttttctggacctccACAGTGTAAGTTACTCGGCAGTCAATGGGACATTCTGTTTTAAACTGTCTTATTAATTTaagctaatttattttaattttttttttttatttatgtcttgCTGCTGTTATGTGTGCACTGAAAGCTAAACAAAACGTGCAAAgcgtacattaaaataaatatacaatgaaCCATAAATGTTTACAAATCAGAATCCTATGCAAACATGAAAATATTCATTGATAACCTTTTTTTCCCTTCATTCAATAAACTACAAACTTAACAGACTCTTGTCTTGATCAGTAAGAGTTCTCTTTGGACCCCCAAACCTGTAAAAGAAATGAATGTGATCCTCTTTTGtgatccacagaagaaagaaactcatacaggtttggaacaagtgggactttggagtgagtaaatcatgacagtattttcattctGAAAGTGACCTTACATCActtatatctgtattttgcagcatattaatgattaataattaattaattaatgaattaatgttttataaaacaagACACGAACCTTTGAAGATTTTATTTCTGTATACAAATACAAAAGAAttgtacaaaattatatttttcatcataTGAAACATGATTTGTGATTACGACTAAATGGGCTAACTGAAAACATTGAATATTTCAGTATTAAACTGTTACTGtgattttaatgataataaagaGACGCTATGAAGCTGTGCCTGCGGAAAGACACTGAAGTGTATGTGTGCTTTTGTTTCTCCTGACAATTCAGTTACTCTTAATCTGGACCCGTAAGGTGTTTTGTGTTAcaaacttcttatattaaaaacatatcaagccctgctcatacttaaaaagtaatgtgaaagtaatgcattactttcagtaaaaagtaactaatgtaattaattactttttaagagaGTACCGCACTATTGtagtgcattacttttaaaaggaactttccccaacactggtgttATATATAAAAGTGCAATTTGTTGGCAATGAGCTTACAGCCCTGGACCGAGAAGACACGCTCCTCTTTAGGGAAGAAGATTAGGTCATCAGCCATTCTTTTAATCACAATGTTTGTTGGGGTGAAACCCTGACTGGCCATCTCAGCCAAACCACACTGAATGACGTGCTTGTACTCCAGAGGAAGAAACGGCACGAAGAAATCCACCAGTTTCTTATCAATTAAAACACTGTTCCTTAAACCACCTGTGGAAAGAAAGAAGAATGTGCaattataaaagcaataaaaatctAAAGGTAATAAACGGTAATGTGGGATTTTCATAGTTCAGAAAATGGATATTGCTGTAAAATCTGATTGAAGGAGCCACCTGACCAATGTGCTCATAGGTTATACAAATAATGACTCTGTTGTGATGCCGGTTTAATGAATAGCATTACTTACAGAAAAGTGTTTAATgtgattattataatttacaataaacatttatgttttaCGAACCCGATTCCAAACAAGTTGGGACACTGtgcaaattgtgagtaaaaaagggatggaataatttccaaatctcataaacttctattttatttacaatagaatatacataatatataaaatgttaaaagtgagacattttgaaatgtaatgctaaatattggctcattgtggatttcatgagagctacacattccaaagttgggacaggtagcaataagaggccggaaaagttaaaagtacatataagaaacagctagaggaccaatttgcaacttattaggtcaattgggaacatggtTGGGTATAAagagagcctctcagagtggcagtgtctctcagaagtcaagatgggcggaggatcaccaattcccccaatgccagaccacatactacATCAGTTATAACATCATGAGTAgagtagaagaaggatccgggtactgaaatggccagtctgcagtccagatctttcatccatagaaaacatttggtgcttcataaagaggaagatatgacatagaagacctaagacagttgagcaactagaagcctgtataagacaagaatgggacaacattcctactCCTAAACTTGAGCACCTTGTCTCCTCAGtctccagacgtttgcagaccgttataaaaagaagaggggatgccacacagatGAAAACATGgccctgtcccaacttttttgagatgtgttgatgccatgaaatttaaaatcaacttatttttcccttaaaattacactttctctcagtttaaacatttgatatgtcatctatgttgtattctgaataaaatactgaaatttgaaactttcacatcattgcattctgtttttattcactatttgtacagtgtccaactttttgggaatcgggtttgtattataATGCTACTGTTGGCTACTGTTACTAATCTTTAAGGCTCAATTTGAACCCAACAACaacttttaattgtaaaataacttAAAGTGTTGTGTGGCTTATTGCTGTATTACTAAACAATCCAACAGCTGAAGACTCTGCTCTACTAGCAGACGAGAGCAGAGAGACATTTGACTTACTGCCTTCGTTGCTGAAGACTGACTGTGAAAGTTCTGTCTCTAGATCCCTCAGCTGGATCTCCTCTCGATCTCTACCATCCCTCCAGAATTTCACAGTCACCTCATTGATCATCTCACCCCCAgcattgctacaaaaataaaaacacctggCTTACAGAGGCTGTTTGAATGGGTCAAAGGTTTCCTGTGTCCATGACACTGAcctgaggaagatgaagatgGCCTGTCTATAAGAGACTCCGTCGAGGTTGTCTGAGAAGTCCAGGTAAGGTTTAATACTGTCCATCAGCCCGGGATGCATTTTATCCATTTCATCAAAGATGAACATCGAACGAGGACATATGGAAACATTCCCTCGTATCCACTCCTGTAAGTGTGTCTaaacacatgcaaacatacaTTTTGTAAAGATATTACATTTAAGGGACACAAaagattaatatatttaaactatatacatatactgtTGAGCTCATTACCTTGTACTTGTCAATGTGAGCATCGTGAGGAAAGTGTGCTGTCGCTGTAAACAGATGAACAAAGTTGCTCTTTATCCcttgaatgtaaatattttctgctATAAGTTGGCTCACAAAGGTCTTCCCGGTCCCAGTCGAGCCGTGGAGGGACAGAACCAGCGGTTTCTTTGGGTTTTTGTTGTTCATGAAGCCTGTGACGGCTTTCAGGATGACTTGAGCCGCAACATGCTGTCCGTACAGCTTCCTGTCGAGGTCATTCTTCAGTCCTGTGGATGAGAAGACAAATTTAcaacaaacaaatgatttataCTTACATCTGCACTTGATGTAGCAGAGTACTTGAAACATTGGATAGTCCtgtcaaaaaattatattaaaatatattctgaaaattaTGAGAAATGAGAGAACCAATTATcagtttgtagaaaaaaaatagaataaaacacacttttcaaacattattttattaaaaatagaacattaactgaaataaaaaaacaacatttaaattgtatttaagcTAGTTGCCAAGGTAACATTTCACACAGTTCAACTTTGTGcgctaaaataacaaactaaaaagttataaaaagtatacaaacacatttaaaacaatacttaaatattaacttataaaaacaaaaatgtgtgaaactttaattaaaatgaatatatactaatattactattacaaaatataatttagccTTTATCACACTTCGTCAATGGCTGTGTCCAGCACGGCATGGTTATGGATTATTTATGAAGAATTAAGCACATATTCGTCTTCTAAAGACACCAATCTCACTTTACAACAATTAATTTGAGTATTATAAAACGAAGGAATATGTTGTCACGAATCACAATATCCCGATGCATATTTCGAGATTTAAAATGGAGCGTGCGAGCCATTCTCACAGTCGTATCACCTTATTTACTTTCAGAACAGCAAAATAACTATACAAACAACATATCACATTAATAAGCATTAGAATTAGACTAAGATTAAAACATTGATTATGACTAAAGGCTTTTTTACACGCTGACTATATGCAATCACAATTGGATGACGGCATTTTAGtgccatgttgaaaaaaaaaatctaatattacaaaattaaaatagaaatattacacgaataaagtcgaaatgttttgagaataaagttgtaatatatttcgagaataatgtcaaaatgtttcgagaataaagttgaaatgtaacgagaataaagtcaaaatgttttgagaataaagtccaaatattatgagaataaagtcgaaatgttacaagaataaagtcgtaatattctTCGCGAATAATgttgaaatgtttcgagaataaagtcaaaaacttttcagaataaagtctaaatattagagaataaagtcaaaatgttacgagaatagagttgaaatgtttcgagaattaagtggaaatgttttgagaataaagtaaaatattaaaagaataaagtcgtaatactacgataATAAAGTTGttatactacgagaataaagttgtgATACTggaatactatgagaataaagtcgaaatgttttgagaaagTTTGTAATagtagagaataaagtcgtaatactataagaataaagtcgtaatactacgagaagtCAAAATTTTTCGAGAACAAAGTCgtaataaagtcgtaatactacgagaataaagtcaaaatgtttagagaaagTTCGTAATactagagaataaagtcgtaatacaataataataaagtcgtaatactacgagaataaagtcgtaatactggaatactatgagaataaagtcgaaatgttttgagaaagTTTGTAATACtagagaataaagttgtaatactataagaataaagtcaaaatttttcgaggaataaagtcgtaatactatgagaataaagccgtaatactatgagaataaagtcgtaatacaatgtaaatagttttaatactacgagaataaaatcaaacttttttgtgaaataaagtcgtaaatactacgagaataaagtcaaaatattatgaggataaagtcaaaatttttcgagaataaagtcggaatacaacgtgaataaagtcgtaatactacaagaataaagtcgtaatactggaatactacgagaataaagtcgaaatgtttagagaataaagtcgtaatactgtgagaataaagtcaaaatattatgagaataaagttgaaatgtttcgagaatacaGTCGAAATGTTTGAAGAATATAGTCGTAATAGgcctactacgagaataaagtcgtaatactacaagaatTAAGacataatactacgagaataaagtcataatactatGAAAATTAAGAtgtaatactacaagaataaagtcataatactatgagaataaagtcaaaatgtttacagaataaagtcgaaatgtttagagaatacattttcacatatttgcaattttcacaaagaaaaccgtttaatttaattaattgtttcacataaatacagcgacctGATCATTAACGagcttgaaaaacacattattgtaaaacacataatttatgttttgctataaaaaaagattctgaaagctgagacattaaaagaAGGTCTATCAGAAGCACGAATCTTATTTCTATTGGGCGGCTGGCGCACTACAAATAATGAATGCAATGgaagatatgaaatattatttccaagcatacTGTCCCCGCGAGTATGACACATGGTATAATTCCTGCTAATAATcccacatacatatataaaaaaaaaagcgttAAATAAGAGAGCTACAGTGAAATATGTCCATCTCAAAGACGATTTAATTTTCGATAAATTTAATCGAGTTATATTCTCCGCTGTACCGTTTGATACGTCAAATTCACAAGCTGATCAAATCAAAACTGATTCTGAATAAACTAATTATTGGAGATCAACAGAATCACAACGAACGAGAGAAAGACACAAATGTGCTCAATAAGTGAATCTTTATTGCTTTTGACGGAGATAATCAAGAAAAACATCACCCACGTCATCAAAAGACATGActggaacacacatactgatcaaTGTTCACCTGCTGCATTAAAGTTGAGCCAGTTTTCATCACATGTTTCATATAAATAGTGATAGAGTTTCCTGCCCACTGTGCCCAGCACTGCAGCTCCTGTCCCCAGCAGCAGCGAGGTGGACACGGGCTCTATGGCCTCCACAATCAGCCCTGAGATCACGATTAAGTGCAGCACAGTTGTCCATGTGCGAGGCAGCCGAACattcattttactaaataaatcatCGATATTTTTAATTGGAAACTGAaaggtaaaaacaacaacaacgaaagaTCCAAATCACACACCCGCCACTTCCTACTTGGGAAGAGTGACGCCGATTGCGTGCGACGCATGACGCATGACGCATGCGCGTAGCTTTCGATACGCTTCTTCTGTAGTTTTTTGGACCATGACAATTTATAACGCCATCTACAGGACATAGTTGCTGGTTAGATAAGTTTGGTCAAGCTTTAGCACTTTAAAATCACTAATCAGGACAATAGCAACCGTAAACATACAGTTTAAGTTATAAAAGTTTCCAACAACTCCAATATTTAACAACCAATCATGATCAAAGCTAAACCAGGCTAGTTGCATGGCTGGACCGAGATGTGCACTTGGTacatgtacatttatgcatttagcagatgcttttatcaaaagcgacatacagtgcattcagactattttttaaccagtgtgtgtgtttcctgggaattgaacccatgaccctTTGCGCTGGAAACAAAATgctttaccactgagccacaggaccAACATTCTAAATATAAagacataatatatacatttagagATGTTTACTTTCAAATATGAAGTAAAATCATTCACTGGCTTAGCTGGTGAATCGATGAGGTAAAACTCTGGCCACTGGTTTTGGGTGCTTACACCAATTTGACACTAGGAGAATGAAGGGGCGTTTTTTTAAATTGACCAAATTAAGTTTGTGGCTGTATGTTTCACGCTCTATGGCAGGCAGGGTGCACATATAATTACTTGACATGTTTAATCTCAGTGATTTCTTAAGTTATTCACGCCTGCCGGCTGTGTACAGACTTTGCTTTATGTCGCTATTTTGTATCGCTATTTTGtatccactccaaaatgaaaattgtgtcattaaagGTGGGatacaatggtgtttcatgtattcagggttgttcacagtgttaaagagatggattctcatgctaaacatggccaaagtttgaaaaaaattatttggacgaatgactgagaatttctgtgccaaAAATCTTACTTATGGATTGGTACATTTTCGATCGTGGATCTACTGACGTAGAtgatggtggaactccttatatgagcatttctctctgaAAAGCGAGACCGTGCCCATAAATGTGCTTCATCGGGAAATCATTGGCAGgactgcataggatttgtttgagaacgtctccaaataagtgtgtttttggaggTGAGGGAGATCAGTATCATGGCTCTGCCCACGGCAGCCTCCAGGAGCTTGGCTTTTTTCCGGAGAGGAtaggaaagctgtatttttcttttataaatatgataaaactaaatactttttggagatatgaaggatgcagtactactcaatAGATACTCATGATTAACACGAGATTAGGTGAAAcagtgtatgttatgtacccttttaatcacttacccccatgtcattccaaatccataAAAGCTCAATTCGTCTttggaaaacaatttaagatattttggatgaaagcatGAGACTGTcacatagactgccaagtaaaaaataatttgcttgGGTTGTATTTACTGCCTGTGTACTCCAGGTGGCTGCAATGTCCACATTTTCTGTCATGAAAGCTTTCTGTTCTGCACTTTCTAACTATCCGAAGGTGTgaaaacctgtttttatacagtctatggtgaaaacacaattaattaaaacaacaacaacaacaataaacaaagtaaaaaaagagaaagaaatataagtaaatattaagatttaataaagtataatacaataaaacagtcattaaaataaataaccataaacaataaaaacaacaacagcaacaataaaaggaaaaattACATGTATATGAAAtctaagtaaaatataaaaatgtaattgggtgttaaaaaaagtataatacaataaaacagtcattaaaataactgtaaataataattagaagcACATTGTAACAATATGAATTTAAttatattgacatttttttatttttttattcaagaaaTTGGATGAAAATATACAATCACCTTCAGGAGAACATTAACAAATAAAGAAGATAGAGGAAAAGAggagaaataaaacacaataaagggGTATGTAGCTTACAatcaatagagagagagagagagagagagagagagagagaggaagaaaaaaaatctatataataataataataataataataaaataaataaatacacaaaataaataaatatacattttaaaccaaTGAAGGAAAGCTATCTAAGCTTAATCAGtcaatagaaatacatttttcatataaatCCAAAAACctgacacattttttattgttagttaaACAAAAAGATTTGAGCAGTGAGTCAACCTCTATCAGGAAATGTGAAAAAGTGGGAATTGAGTTAATTATATTGACATTTAAGACGTGCAGTTGACGCATGACGTCATTTCCGGTTTCTGCCATTTTGCGGTTGCGGGTCGGTCTCGAGCTGCTGGTGCGTTTCTCACCGAATACCgacaataaagtattttaaagataACAAAGCCCAGATAAACCGGTAAAATGTCAGATTTTGACAGCAACCCCTTCGCGGACCCGGACTTCAGCAACCCGTTTCAGGTAACGTTAACGTTTAATGTGATCTCACTGCTGGTTTTATTCTAGTGACTCGGCGCAACGCTTTCTGTGTGtttacagataaaataaaaacattttctagtAATTTTCTATTACGTCCGTATATAAGAAAGTAATTTAATCCTATTATCTTCAATGAAAAGCACAGAATCTTTTTTTAACAAGTCAGTAGTGTGAACATATGTCATTTTTGGCTCTTTATTTTTGTTcgttagattttattattattattattattattattatttttattggttttcttaatcttttttttaaaaccatttttatgtGTAGTCAATCCAAAACAAACCTTTAATGctctataaattatattataccgCATCAACATATTCTTTATCAAGAGGGATCTTTAATTCTGGGTTTGGTTTCTAACCTTGGCTTTAATTCTACAGTTTATTCCTACCTAAAATTGTAcaatctacaatttttttttaatataaagtataGATATAGGAATAACTGATATTGTTAGGAATAGATATAATAGttgaacacttactggactgaagcaactttggtttacttgattatccaaaATATCATTTTTAGCAGAATCATGTTCAAATCAGATCTGCTCATcggaaacatttatttaattcatcaCTGTATTGCATTCCTTTATATGTTGTGATCattaaactaaacatttaaatatcttaCTAAGCCATATTATTGGGAGATACAGTGCAAAAACTGAtatgtatatgcattttatgtaagtatcTTATGGAGAAGCATTAAAATTCATCactttttgttaatgtaaatatCAGCAAGTGCGTTTAGTTGCATATTTTTGAGGCATTTTTCCTCCGTGTTCTTCCTATATcatactatatgagccataaaagcctgatgaaTGACACTTAACGTAAAACACATATGCAAACTGTGGAAATAAGATTTTGTCTAAAAGTGCAATTAGctgttcaataaaaataaatcacctaCTATTTCACGCCAGGTTTAACAGGTTATTAAACACAGGCCATCTGCCTTGAGTTTTTCCTCCtctgttttcctctctctcttgtAGTCTCTGGGGAGAGTCTGTATATTTGACATTACAGGTGTTGTAGACTCCCAGATGGGATCGGACCCGTCTTGGAGGTGCAGGGGGACAAATGCAAATTCATGCACAGCAGATTGGGGCCATTGTTCGGTCGGATAGGACATGATCATTAGACCTCTTAGAGAACGAAGCACCCAGTTCTCTCTCCTTTCCTCGTTTCTAATACCAAACCACCCACGTTTACACAATCAGCAGCAGCTTTCCTTCTCAGAAGTGTTTCTATTAAAGCATACCTCTTAAGCCGTCATTAAACTCGACTGCTCAGACGAGGTATTTCGT is a genomic window containing:
- the LOC113039048 gene encoding torsin-1A-like, whose product is MNVRLPRTWTTVLHLIVISGLIVEAIEPVSTSLLLGTGAAVLGTVGRKLYHYLYETCDENWLNFNAAGLKNDLDRKLYGQHVAAQVILKAVTGFMNNKNPKKPLVLSLHGSTGTGKTFVSQLIAENIYIQGIKSNFVHLFTATAHFPHDAHIDKYKTHLQEWIRGNVSICPRSMFIFDEMDKMHPGLMDSIKPYLDFSDNLDGVSYRQAIFIFLSNAGGEMINEVTVKFWRDGRDREEIQLRDLETELSQSVFSNEGSGLRNSVLIDKKLVDFFVPFLPLEYKHVIQCGLAEMASQGFTPTNIVIKRMADDLIFFPKEERVFSVQGCKLIANKLHFYI